AGAGTACCCCTATGGAGCTATAGCTAGGGGTGCATGCGATGATCAGAGAACCTCCTGCCATAATCGTGATCGACAAAGTAAGAGCGGAACGTCGCCCTCGTCGGTCAGCGTAACGGCCCATCAGTAGACTACCGATCGGCCGCATGAGAAAGCCGACGGCAAAAATCGCTGCCGTATTGAGAAGCTGGCTGGTCGGGTCACCTTTCGGGAAAAATTCTTCCGAGAAATACACAGCGAAGGCAGAGTAGACGTACCAGTCGTACCACTCAATGAGGTTTCCCATAGATCCCTTAAAAATGTTCGCTGTAATGCGCCTGGACTGAATACGCTCATCGGATTGAGTAATCATGTCTACCTCCTGGTGAAAATACCGATGTGAGAAACTCCGTACAGGGAATCTATCGGTTTGTGCTGTTAGTATGACCGATCGGAGTATTTTTTTAGTCGGATTCTTTTCCAGCAGATGTATTTTGAAGGGATGAATAGGAAAAGTCGGCATAAAGACTGAAGATAAAATATATTTAAAAAAATACCTGAATCGAACGAGGAGAGGGTCGCCATGTTCCATGGATTTCATCAATTGGTCATGCCAGGGAAAATCTTATATGGTCGCGATTCATTTAGCCAAGTAGGGATACTAGCCGCGGAGCTGGGGAAAAAAGTACTGATTATTAGTGATCCGATTATGGAAAAAGTAGGGAACGTAACACTTTGTGAAACGTATTTACAGGAGCAGGGTATTGCCTCTGTTACATACACAGGAATTGATTCGGAGCCGACTGACCTTCATGTACAAGAAGCTTTGACAGTATGTATAGAAGAGAAATGTGATGTGATCGTAGCGGTCGGGGGAGGGAGTTGCATCGACACCGCGAAGGCTGTAGCCGTCATGGCGACGAACGAAGGGTACATCGGAGATTACATGGGTGCTCAAAAATTGTTTTCTACAAAGCCTCTTCCGCTTATTGCCTGTCCGACTACTGCGGGAACAGGTTCTGAAGTCACCAAGGTAACGGTTATCGTAAATACCCAGACTCAGGTGAAAATGATGATTTCCCAGCCAGAACTACTGCCGGTAGTCGCAATCGTCGACCCGGTATTAACCCTTTCGTGTCCGCCCGCCGTGACTGCTGCTACCGGAGTAGATGCACTGTGTCACGCGGTCGAAGCGTACTTGTCTCGCAAGTCGCAACCAGTGACGGATACTTTTGCGCTAACGGCTATTGAACGGATCGTGCAAAATTTGTTGCGCAGCTATCAAGATCGGGAAGACATAGAGGCCAGAGAAAAAGTAGCTTTGGGAGCGATGTTAGCGGGTGCGGCGTTTTCAAACGCGTCTGTCACACTGGTACACGGAATGTCTCGACCGATCGGCGCCCTTTTTCATGTTCCCCATGGCATTTCCAACGCGATGCTCTTGCCGGTGGTTCTGGATTATACGAGAGACAGCGCCGCGGAAAAGCTGGCGGATATTGGTTGCTTCCTCCATCCTGAGTGGAAGAGTTTCTCAAGACAGGAAGCAGCAGACCGCACGATTGCGGAGATCAAGCAATTGTGTACAGACCTCCACATTCCGAACATGAAAGCATGGGGGATTGACAAAGTTTCTTTTGCGCGATCTTTGTCAAAAATGGCGACTGATGCTTTGGCAAGTGGAAGTCCAGCGAATAATCCCATTGTGCCGAGCCATGAGGAAATCATGAAATTGTATCAACAAAGCTACGATTATGAACTGACGAGTACCCAGTTTGCTTGAGCGATTTTCCTATAACGTACACGTAGAAGAGGAGGGAGTGAGAAGCGACGGAATTCTGGGACGCGTTTAGATCCATCCTACTCAAAGGAGCACAGATTTCAGGGAGGATCCTTTGGGCCTTTATATACACGAAAGAACCCCAAGTGATCTCTGGTAATATCCCCTCATGGTTGACTGTGTTTAAAACCCCACTGTTACAATTGGGTAAGACACAATTGACCAGAGGGGATTTTTTATGGCTAAAAAGGGACAGACATATAAGGTCTATACGGAAGAGGAAAAAATGGAAGCGGTACGTCTTTACGAGTCCGGAGTATCGTCTAGAGAAGTCGCCAGAAGATTAGGTATTCCAGAAAAAAGACAGGTGTTGAACTGGGTTAATAAGGTTCGTATTGGGGAGACACTGACAGCTTCTCGATCTAATCAAACCTGGCGAAAAGGGCGTCCAAAAACCAAATTCACAAGCATTGAGGAAGAGCTAGCTTACATAAAAGCGGAGAATGAATATCTAAAAAAGCGATATCCAAATCTAAACGGGGAGTGACTTCGAAGAAAGCAAGGTTCTCAATCATTGAACAAATGCGAACCAGATATCGATTATCATGGTTACTCAGTTTTGCAAAAGTATCCCGTGCGGGATATTACAAATGGAGAAAGTCCAAAGAGTCAGCTGTTCGACGCTGCGAAAAGGAAGTCAATCTAAAGGAACATATCTTAAGTATCCATCGCGTGCATCCTTATTACGGTTACTTACGAATAACAGTTGCCCTACGCAAAGAAGGATTACAAATCAATCACAAGCGTGTCTATCGATTGATGAAGGAATTAGGCATTCGCTCAGTAATTCGCAAAAAAAGGCGATTCTTTGGCAGACAGGCATCAGTTGTGAACCCGGATCGTCTGGAGAGACAGTTCAAAGCTGAAGCACCTCTCAAGAAGCTTGTAACCGACATCACCTATCTACGAGTCGGAGAACGTTTTTTTTACCTATCTGCTGTGCAGGATCTGTTTAATAACGAAATCGTTGCTTGGCAGGTCTCTTCCCAAAACGATTTGTCACTTGTGATGAGCACAGTAGATAGTCTTTGTAAGGGAAGAGAAATGAACGGTTCCATCCTACACTCGGACCAAGGTTTTCAATACACTTCCAGACACTACAATAAACGTTTGGATGAGTACGGAGTACTAGGAAGTCATTCGAGACGGGGAAATTGCCTAGATAATGCCTGTATCGAATCATTCTTTTCACATCTAAAGACAGAAATGATGTATCGATGCTCGCCAAAAACACATGTGGAATTAAATCAAGCTGTTGAAAAATACATTGCCTTCTATAATCAGAATCGTTTTCAGAAAAAACTTGGCGACCGTTCCCCGATTGAGTATCGGAAAGCGATCGCCGCGTAACTATGGGTTTTTAGACAGTCTACTTGACAGGGTTATGACCACTCCGTTGGGGCTATTTTTCAGATTTCGCCTCAGACTGTTCTGTCTGACCTTCTTCTTCCTCCGCTAAATATGAGCGCATTCCCCGAATAAATAGTTCACGGATCACTTCACTTTGCGTCTTGCTGTTGACACGAGAACGGATTAATTCCAGCTCGGCTACCAACTCGGAATCAAGGTGAAGATTGATGGTCTTCCCTTTACTCCTTGGATGGAGTTCATAACAGCCGGAACTGTGACGGAGTTGACCGTCTATGACCGTCTTATTATCGAACTGATCGGGGTCTATTACGTAGAGGCAAGGCGCTTCCAGAATAATATGGGTCAGTTCTTCGCTAAATCGAATGGCGAGGGGCTGCCCCTTTTTTTTGTGCAGATCGCGTATGCTCCGCGAGATTTCCTGATTGGTAATCGTATTTTCCAGAGTGATCACTGCCAGTTCCATAGTGCCTCCTTACGGGAGTATCAAATCAGTTTCGGCCACTGCTTCTACCACTTCTCCCGTTTCTTCCAGTTGGACTTGATAACGAAAGCGATCTTCCTCTCTATTGATGGAGGTGACCAAAGCACCCCTGTTCCCGGTTGGCACAATGAGCTGGACGCGATCCAAAATGTCAAAGGCTGGGCAAAGCATCCCTTTTTCATATAGAAAACGATATACGTCATCGCGTGGATACAGAAATCGTTTGTTTCCTTGCTTACTTTCTAGCAGAGGAAAACAGTCACGTTCATCGACGACCTCTCCGAGATAACCACTGTCTGCCCACCGTTTGATGGTAGCCATGCTTCCGTTTCGACCTTGGCGGGCTACGAGCAGATCTAATATTTCGCGCGAGGAGAGGTAGGACAGGCGACGCTGACGTTGGTCGTTGTAGGCACGGTGCTCCATCTCGAGTAGCTCTAGCTGCTCTGAGAGCTCCGCAATCTGATTTTGAAGTCGGGCAATCTGTTGTTCGTAATCTTTCATCTTCTGTCCTCCTCCCACTTTGTTTGTTTCAACATATTCGCAGTTGAAATCATTCATTCCAATAGCTGTGCAATGATTTCGTACATTCTGTATTCCAAAAGAGAATGAAACAATCATAAAATCGTTTTTTTACACATTGATTAATAGCAAGCAAACAAATATTTGGAGAATTGGTAAGGAGGTTGTGAAGAGATGGGCGTCCCGAATGAATTGCAAAACAATTTCAGGGAAGTAGTACCGGCGTTAAAACCGAAGGAAGCCATCGATGAGGCAAACCGTTGCTTGTATTGCTATGATGCACCCTGTATCAAGGCTTGTCCGACGTCGATCGACATTCCTTCCTTTATTAAAAAAATCTCCACGGGGAATTTGTACGGATCGGCACGCACGATCATGGAATCCAATCCGGTGGGAGCGAGCTGTGCCCGCGTCTGTCCGACTGAGGAGTTATGCGAAGGTGCCTGTGTACTCAATCACGCCTCGAAGCCAATCATGATCGGACTTTTGCAGCGGCATGCGACAGATTGGGCCATCCAAAACAACGCGACGTTATTTAAAAAAGGCGAGGAAAATGGGAAAAGCGTCGCCATTATTGGGGCAGGACCAGCTGGTTTGTCGGCAGCACGAGAGCTCGCACGTTTGGGGTATCAGGTGACGATGTTCGAAGCCAAAGAAAAAGCAGGCGGATTGAACACTTATGGCATCGTTTCCTTCCGTCTCCCGCAAGAAATCTCCTTGTGGGAAGTAGAGCAGATCGAAGCACTCGGTGTAGAAATCCGTACAAACACGAAAATCGGGGTAGACGTAATGGCGGAAGACTTGCTGGCTAACTACGACTCGGTACTGCTCGCCGCAGGTATGGGGAATGTACCTGATTTGCAGATAGATGGCGAAGACCTGGATGGCGTGCTGGATGCCATTACATTAGTCGAAGAGACAAAGACAAAGCCACTGGCGAATGACATGGTCGGCAAAAAAGTCGTTGTCATCGGAGCTGGAAATACAGCAATTGACGCTGCTACCTGTTCGAAGCGTCTGGGTGCAGACAACGTTCAGATCCTGTATCGCCGTACCGTGAATGAAATGTCCTGTTATCAGTTCGAATATGAATTTGCCAAGCAAGATGGCGTGGAGTTTCGTTGGCTGGTAGCACCTTCACGCATCCTTGCTGAAAATGGTCGTGTCAAAGGATTGGAATTGACGCGGATGGAGCTGGGGGAACCAGATGCCAAGGGGCGGAAGCGTCCGGTACCTATCGCAGGAAGCGAGTTTGTCATCGAAGTAGACTACGTAGTGAAAGCAATCGGCCAGCAACGACATGTATCGATGATAGATGCTTTCGGCATTCAGCATCGTAGCGGGGTCGTTGCGGTAGAGGATACCACTTACCGGACGAGCAACCCGAAAGTGTTTGCGGCGGGGGATATCATTTTCGGTGGAGGGAAGACAGACGCGATGGTCGTAGATGCAGCCAATCATGGCAAACGTGCGGCACATGCCATCCACAGCGCTTTGACCGACCAAAAGCATCCGATTTAAGGAAGAAGAAATCTCGAAAAAATGGAGGAGAACGGATCATGGCAGATCTTAGCATCAATCTGGCAGGCATACAATCCCCCAACCCGTTTTGGCTGGCTTCCGCACCACCGACCAACTCTGGCTACCAGGTACAGCGCGCGTTTGAAGCTGGATGGGGCGGGGCAGTCTGGAAGACCCTGGGGGAACCAATTATCAACGTTACATCGCGCTTTGCGGGATTGAACTTCGGAGGGCAGCGCGTCTTTGGTTTTAACAACATCGAATTGATCACCGACAAACCGCTTGAGGTCAATTTGAAAGAAATGGATGAAACAAAAAAACGATTTCCAAAGCATACGCTGATTGCCTCCTTGATGGTCGAGCACAAACAGGAGGCCTGGCACGAAATCGTGAAAAAGGTAGAGGCTATCGGGGTAGATGGGCTGGAATTAAATTTCGGCTGTCCGCACGGGATGGCGGAGCGAGGAATGGGCTCGGCTGTCGGACAGCACCCAGACTTGATTCGGCAACAGGTGGAATGGGTTAAGGAAGTGGCCCAGACACCCGTCATCGTCAAGCTAACACCAAACATTACCGACATCCGGTTTACGGCGAGGGCTGCTTCCCAAGGAGGCGCTGATGCGATCAGCATGATCAACACCATCAACAGCTTAATGGGAGTGGATCTGGACAGATGGCTCCCTGTTCCTCATGTGGATGGCAAGGGAGCGCACGGCGGTTATTGTGGCCCAGCGGTCAAACCAATCGCCCTCAACATGGTGGCCGAATGCGCGCGTGATGCTCAGGTAGGTGTTCCAATCTCTGGCATTGGCGGTATTTCCAATTGGCGTGATGCTGTTGAGTTTTTATTAATGGGAGCAACGGGCGTACAAGTGTGCACTGCTGCGATGCACCATGGCTTCCGAATCGTGGAGGATATGATCGATGGCCTGAGCAATTATCTCGACCAGCGTGGGATTGCCTCGGTCATGGACATCGTAGGCAAA
This is a stretch of genomic DNA from Brevibacillus choshinensis. It encodes these proteins:
- a CDS encoding iron-containing alcohol dehydrogenase produces the protein MFHGFHQLVMPGKILYGRDSFSQVGILAAELGKKVLIISDPIMEKVGNVTLCETYLQEQGIASVTYTGIDSEPTDLHVQEALTVCIEEKCDVIVAVGGGSCIDTAKAVAVMATNEGYIGDYMGAQKLFSTKPLPLIACPTTAGTGSEVTKVTVIVNTQTQVKMMISQPELLPVVAIVDPVLTLSCPPAVTAATGVDALCHAVEAYLSRKSQPVTDTFALTAIERIVQNLLRSYQDREDIEAREKVALGAMLAGAAFSNASVTLVHGMSRPIGALFHVPHGISNAMLLPVVLDYTRDSAAEKLADIGCFLHPEWKSFSRQEAADRTIAEIKQLCTDLHIPNMKAWGIDKVSFARSLSKMATDALASGSPANNPIVPSHEEIMKLYQQSYDYELTSTQFA
- a CDS encoding IS3 family transposase (programmed frameshift), with protein sequence MAKKGQTYKVYTEEEKMEAVRLYESGVSSREVARRLGIPEKRQVLNWVNKVRIGETLTASRSNQTWRKGRPKTKFTSIEEELAYIKAENEYPKKAISKSKRGVTSKKARFSIIEQMRTRYRLSWLLSFAKVSRAGYYKWRKSKESAVRRCEKEVNLKEHILSIHRVHPYYGYLRITVALRKEGLQINHKRVYRLMKELGIRSVIRKKRRFFGRQASVVNPDRLERQFKAEAPLKKLVTDITYLRVGERFFYLSAVQDLFNNEIVAWQVSSQNDLSLVMSTVDSLCKGREMNGSILHSDQGFQYTSRHYNKRLDEYGVLGSHSRRGNCLDNACIESFFSHLKTEMMYRCSPKTHVELNQAVEKYIAFYNQNRFQKKLGDRSPIEYRKAIAA
- a CDS encoding NAD(P)-dependent oxidoreductase yields the protein MGVPNELQNNFREVVPALKPKEAIDEANRCLYCYDAPCIKACPTSIDIPSFIKKISTGNLYGSARTIMESNPVGASCARVCPTEELCEGACVLNHASKPIMIGLLQRHATDWAIQNNATLFKKGEENGKSVAIIGAGPAGLSAARELARLGYQVTMFEAKEKAGGLNTYGIVSFRLPQEISLWEVEQIEALGVEIRTNTKIGVDVMAEDLLANYDSVLLAAGMGNVPDLQIDGEDLDGVLDAITLVEETKTKPLANDMVGKKVVVIGAGNTAIDAATCSKRLGADNVQILYRRTVNEMSCYQFEYEFAKQDGVEFRWLVAPSRILAENGRVKGLELTRMELGEPDAKGRKRPVPIAGSEFVIEVDYVVKAIGQQRHVSMIDAFGIQHRSGVVAVEDTTYRTSNPKVFAAGDIIFGGGKTDAMVVDAANHGKRAAHAIHSALTDQKHPI
- the preA gene encoding NAD-dependent dihydropyrimidine dehydrogenase subunit PreA, which produces MADLSINLAGIQSPNPFWLASAPPTNSGYQVQRAFEAGWGGAVWKTLGEPIINVTSRFAGLNFGGQRVFGFNNIELITDKPLEVNLKEMDETKKRFPKHTLIASLMVEHKQEAWHEIVKKVEAIGVDGLELNFGCPHGMAERGMGSAVGQHPDLIRQQVEWVKEVAQTPVIVKLTPNITDIRFTARAASQGGADAISMINTINSLMGVDLDRWLPVPHVDGKGAHGGYCGPAVKPIALNMVAECARDAQVGVPISGIGGISNWRDAVEFLLMGATGVQVCTAAMHHGFRIVEDMIDGLSNYLDQRGIASVMDIVGKAVPTYSDWGHLNLNYKVVARINEETCINCNKCHIACEDTSHQCIDIIADEVTGKERLIVREDDCVGCNLCSIVCPVEGTIDMVEIPNDLPPLSWNQRQAALAANGSSEA